The genomic segment CTGATTGAATTTCGTCCTGAGCAAATCCGCGATAGGCCAGATAACGCTGCATTTTTGAGCGTTCTTTCCAGTCGCTCGGGATATCATCGCCAAAACGCTGGGTGGCCACTTTTTTGGCTTTCTCATACCAGTCAATTTCGCACTCTTGCATGGCCCGGGATATATCGTCCCGATCGATGCCCTTTTGCTGTAATTCCGACTGAATGCGCTGACGACCATAACCTTTATGGCTGCGGCTAATAATAAACTTACGGGAGTATTCTGCATCATTAAGCCAGTTGTACTGATGGCAATATTCAATGGCCTGATCGATGGATTCTTTGGAGATGGGTTCTTTTTCTGCGGTACGGTCAAAAGGAGAGTGCGCCGCAAGCTTACGGCGCATCTCTTGTTCACTATAATCACGCTGGGCTAATAAGCGCATTGCTCGTGGTAATAGTGATTTCATAACTAATCTACTCTATAACTTAAACTTACAGCTGAGATTAAAGCTCTTCGCCTTCTGGCAGCTCAGCATCATCTTCTACATCGCCACCCTCTGGCACAAACGGATTAGCGGTCAGCAATAATTCACGCAGGCGTTTTTCCAGATCATTAGAAATCGCCGGGTTTTCCTGCAGGAATTTCATTGAATTTGCCTTACCCTGACCAATCTTGTCGCCGTTATAGGCATACCATGCACCAGATTTATCGACCAGTTTATGTTTAACGCCCAGATCGATTAGCTCGCTCTCTTTAGAGATACCGCTGCCATAGAGAATTTGGAAATC from the Limnobaculum zhutongyuii genome contains:
- a CDS encoding regulatory protein RecX; amino-acid sequence: MKSLLPRAMRLLAQRDYSEQEMRRKLAAHSPFDRTAEKEPISKESIDQAIEYCHQYNWLNDAEYSRKFIISRSHKGYGRQRIQSELQQKGIDRDDISRAMQECEIDWYEKAKKVATQRFGDDIPSDWKERSKMQRYLAYRGFAQDEIQSVFTDSE